A single window of Acinetobacter wuhouensis DNA harbors:
- a CDS encoding RelA/SpoT family protein has translation MVTVREQLPDQLNELSEEATVEHAAEAQHALATWLDRVRGILDGAELKQLEQVAQLVLQKELATTVNSRTNTFATGIGMADILAHLHVDEDTLAAAVLYRSVREGLTTLEEIQQEFGEQVYNLVKGTLAMGKLSELIEKNKRLEDHFNNNQREHLTGIYKMLISVTEDVRVVLIKLAERTFALRELAHSPKERQERVAREILTIYSPLAHRLGIAQLKWELEDLAFRYLAPERYKEIASLLNEKRLEREQYIQFVVEKLKGELADHDIEAEISGRVKHIYSIYRKMKSKNLSFDQLYDIRALRVLVKSVAECYHALGIVHQIWRHIPHQFDDYITNPKANGYRSLHTAVIAENKSLEIQIRTKEMHEEAELGVCSHFNYKEGSKTTDYSFNHRLHSLRAVLEHYQERTETSAHPNEDEPEDFEQIQDFEGFEKIYVFSRDGDIKELPRGSTVLDFAYHVHTEVGNKCYAARVNQRYVPLTYTLKTGEQVEILTKKDREPNRDWLVNSLGYIKTARARDKLRHWFRQQDRSKNLEVGRELLNKELSRLAIHPKSIDLSDYCNHFNVKSGDDILVSLVSGDISLHALINQVNRHMHLDQDEPELVLKPTLNPRASHTLSAHGILIDGLDNVELHIAQCCQPVHGESIAGYITLNRGVSIHKVACPDYLRMIKNEPDRAVEADWEMQPTRGQSVQIVVEAYDRRGLLKDLTQVIFSDQINIRQVNTISESDGIANMKLLIEVKGLAQLSRLLARLEQQPGIISARRLVQGN, from the coding sequence ATGGTCACAGTACGTGAGCAACTTCCTGATCAACTAAATGAGTTGTCAGAGGAAGCGACTGTAGAACATGCCGCTGAAGCGCAACATGCTCTGGCGACTTGGCTAGATCGTGTGCGTGGAATTTTAGACGGTGCTGAACTTAAACAGTTAGAACAAGTCGCGCAACTCGTATTACAAAAAGAATTGGCGACTACGGTAAATTCGCGAACCAATACTTTTGCCACAGGTATTGGGATGGCGGACATCCTTGCGCATTTACATGTCGATGAAGATACGCTGGCAGCAGCAGTGCTGTATCGAAGCGTGCGTGAAGGTTTAACCACCTTAGAGGAAATTCAACAAGAATTCGGTGAACAAGTTTACAACCTTGTCAAAGGTACTTTGGCAATGGGTAAACTTTCTGAGCTGATTGAAAAAAATAAACGCTTAGAAGATCACTTCAATAATAATCAACGTGAGCATTTGACTGGCATCTATAAGATGTTGATTTCAGTCACTGAAGATGTTCGAGTTGTGTTGATCAAGCTGGCGGAGCGTACTTTTGCTTTACGTGAATTGGCGCATTCACCGAAAGAACGTCAAGAGCGTGTGGCGCGAGAAATTCTCACGATTTATTCGCCTTTAGCGCATCGTTTAGGGATTGCGCAGTTAAAATGGGAGCTTGAAGATTTAGCTTTCCGTTACTTAGCACCTGAACGCTACAAAGAGATTGCCTCATTGCTGAATGAGAAGCGTCTTGAGCGCGAACAATATATTCAATTTGTGGTTGAAAAACTCAAGGGTGAGTTGGCTGATCATGATATTGAGGCTGAAATTTCAGGTCGAGTAAAACATATTTATTCGATCTATCGCAAAATGAAGAGTAAAAATCTAAGTTTTGATCAGCTTTATGATATTCGTGCATTACGTGTTTTGGTGAAATCCGTTGCAGAGTGTTATCACGCTTTAGGGATTGTGCATCAAATCTGGCGTCATATCCCGCATCAGTTTGATGACTATATTACCAATCCGAAAGCCAATGGTTATCGTTCATTGCATACAGCGGTAATCGCTGAAAATAAATCTTTGGAAATTCAGATTCGTACCAAAGAAATGCATGAAGAAGCCGAGTTGGGCGTATGTTCGCATTTCAACTATAAAGAAGGCTCAAAAACCACAGATTATTCATTTAATCATCGTTTGCATTCTTTACGTGCGGTACTTGAACATTATCAAGAACGTACAGAAACCAGTGCGCATCCGAACGAAGATGAGCCTGAAGATTTTGAACAAATTCAAGATTTTGAAGGTTTTGAAAAAATCTATGTGTTTAGCCGTGATGGTGATATTAAAGAATTACCACGTGGTTCAACTGTTTTAGACTTTGCTTATCATGTACATACTGAAGTCGGGAATAAGTGCTATGCGGCACGTGTTAACCAACGTTATGTGCCACTGACTTATACCTTAAAAACAGGTGAACAAGTTGAGATTTTAACCAAGAAAGATCGTGAACCGAACCGTGATTGGTTGGTGAACTCACTGGGTTATATCAAAACTGCACGTGCACGTGACAAATTACGTCATTGGTTCAGACAGCAGGATCGTAGCAAGAATTTGGAAGTTGGGCGTGAGTTACTCAATAAAGAGCTTTCACGTTTAGCAATTCACCCAAAAAGTATTGATTTAAGTGATTATTGCAATCATTTCAATGTGAAATCTGGTGATGATATTCTGGTTTCATTGGTGAGTGGCGACATTAGCTTGCATGCCTTGATTAATCAAGTGAATCGCCACATGCACTTGGATCAAGACGAACCTGAACTGGTTTTAAAACCGACATTGAATCCACGTGCCAGTCATACACTATCTGCACATGGTATTTTGATTGATGGTTTGGATAATGTTGAATTGCATATTGCACAATGTTGTCAGCCTGTCCATGGCGAGTCAATTGCTGGTTATATTACGCTGAACCGTGGTGTCAGTATCCATAAAGTTGCATGTCCAGATTATCTACGCATGATCAAAAATGAGCCTGATCGTGCGGTAGAAGCGGACTGGGAAATGCAACCAACACGTGGTCAAAGTGTACAAATCGTGGTGGAAGCTTATGATCGCCGTGGTTTATTGAAAGACTTAACGCAAGTGATTTTCTCTGACCAGATTAATATTCGCCAAGTGAATACGATATCTGAATCAGATGGTATCGCGAATATGAAATTATTGATTGAGGTCAAAGGACTAGCTCAATTGTCACGTCTATTGGCACGTCTAGAGCAACAACCTGGCATTATTAGCGCACGTCGTTTGGTTCAAGGGAATTAA
- the rlmD gene encoding 23S rRNA (uracil(1939)-C(5))-methyltransferase RlmD, with the protein MKHRAKPRPSQLPQYIFKVERLSHEGRGIAHYSNTTEHLADVRGTKHPSEKHGKKVFIRYALPGEIVKAQITKQVSKLEEADCIELLSEPNPHRIQPICPHFGSCGGCNMQHIHPDEQIRLKHDVLKSHLSHFAGLAPEQWLAPLRSTRVDYRHKARIGVRYLPKQNKLLMGFREAQSNHLTEIQTCKILDTELDQALPEIKLLLESLKGKSSIGHIELAKGDCEISLLVRHTEKLKEHDVNLLQQYALQKQWQLYLQPAGVDSVHRVDDAQAAMHLHYRLEDFNVDFAFNPTDFTQVNPTVNPQMVKLACDLLELQHGEKVLDLFCGLGNFSLPLARCVGVTGKVVAVEGSEEMVKRGTENALKNSITNVKFHSQDLTKDFSHYSWANQGFDALLIDPPRAGAEEIMHYVPKFGAQRIVYVSCNPATLARDAGILVQHGYQLKKAGVMDMFTHTGHVESIALFEKKTEINDL; encoded by the coding sequence TTGAAACATAGAGCCAAACCTCGACCATCTCAACTTCCACAATATATTTTTAAAGTTGAACGATTGTCACACGAAGGGCGAGGGATTGCGCACTATTCAAATACCACAGAACATTTGGCAGATGTTCGTGGTACAAAACATCCGAGTGAAAAGCACGGTAAAAAAGTGTTTATTCGCTATGCTTTGCCTGGTGAAATCGTTAAGGCTCAAATCACTAAACAAGTGTCTAAACTTGAAGAAGCAGATTGTATCGAATTGCTCAGTGAGCCAAATCCTCATCGTATCCAACCGATTTGCCCGCATTTTGGAAGCTGTGGTGGGTGTAATATGCAACATATTCATCCCGATGAGCAGATCCGTTTAAAGCATGACGTTTTAAAATCTCACTTAAGCCATTTTGCAGGTTTAGCACCTGAGCAATGGTTAGCGCCGTTACGTTCAACGCGTGTCGATTATCGTCATAAAGCACGAATTGGCGTACGTTATTTACCGAAACAAAATAAATTACTCATGGGTTTCCGTGAGGCGCAAAGCAATCATTTAACTGAAATTCAGACCTGTAAAATTCTTGATACTGAACTTGATCAAGCACTTCCAGAAATTAAGCTATTACTCGAAAGTCTAAAAGGCAAAAGTAGCATTGGTCATATAGAATTAGCCAAAGGAGATTGTGAAATCTCTTTATTGGTACGTCATACTGAAAAATTAAAAGAGCATGATGTCAACCTATTGCAACAATACGCGTTACAGAAACAATGGCAGTTGTATTTGCAACCCGCAGGTGTAGACAGTGTACATCGCGTGGATGATGCGCAAGCAGCAATGCATTTACATTACCGATTAGAAGATTTTAACGTCGATTTTGCGTTCAATCCCACAGATTTTACTCAGGTCAATCCGACTGTAAATCCTCAAATGGTCAAGCTGGCATGTGATTTGCTTGAATTGCAACATGGTGAAAAAGTTTTAGATTTGTTTTGTGGATTGGGAAATTTTTCACTTCCTCTCGCCAGATGTGTTGGTGTCACAGGAAAAGTTGTTGCAGTTGAGGGTAGTGAAGAGATGGTGAAGCGCGGTACAGAAAACGCACTGAAAAATAGCATCACCAATGTTAAATTTCATTCACAAGATTTAACAAAAGACTTTTCGCATTATTCTTGGGCAAATCAAGGATTTGATGCATTATTGATTGATCCTCCTCGTGCAGGTGCGGAAGAGATTATGCATTATGTGCCCAAGTTTGGTGCACAAAGAATCGTTTATGTGTCGTGTAATCCAGCGACTTTGGCAAGAGATGCTGGGATTTTGGTGCAACACGGTTATCAGCTAAAAAAAGCAGGTGTGATGGACATGTTTACTCATACGGGGCATGTTGAATCCATTGCTTTATTTGAAAAGAAAACAGAGATAAACGATTTATAA
- a CDS encoding 3'-5' exonuclease: MRLPVLVFDIETLTDLKSGAHLYGLDLPQEDLEQALAKLRRQESGMDFQRLPLHEIVCISGLWINENGAMKLFSFSREHHSEAEILQKFLSIFDKRHPTLVSWNGSQFDIPVILFRAMYHGLSAPSLFDQGEIDTQKRYNNYQNRYHNRHVDLMDVMAMFNGRHFQKLDDAAHLLGYPGKRGISGYFIPEYVKNQQWLKLTSYCEGDVLNTWLIYLRWSLLKGQISREDHRLWIQASIHYLQGQPQQKEFLDVWRETSQQTEFTRADFPSTPD; the protein is encoded by the coding sequence ATGCGTCTTCCTGTTTTAGTTTTTGATATTGAAACCCTGACAGATTTGAAATCTGGGGCGCATTTATATGGCTTGGATTTACCGCAAGAAGATCTTGAGCAAGCGTTAGCGAAGCTGCGTCGTCAAGAGTCTGGTATGGATTTTCAGCGCTTGCCTTTACATGAAATTGTCTGTATCTCAGGGCTATGGATTAATGAAAATGGGGCAATGAAACTGTTTTCATTTAGCCGTGAACATCATTCTGAAGCAGAAATTTTACAAAAATTTTTATCTATCTTTGATAAGCGTCATCCGACATTGGTGAGTTGGAATGGTTCACAGTTTGATATTCCAGTGATTTTATTCCGTGCCATGTATCATGGATTATCTGCGCCAAGTTTGTTCGATCAGGGTGAGATTGATACGCAAAAAAGGTATAATAACTATCAGAACCGATACCACAACCGTCATGTTGATTTGATGGATGTGATGGCGATGTTTAATGGTCGACATTTTCAGAAGTTAGATGATGCAGCACATTTACTCGGCTATCCTGGTAAACGTGGTATTTCAGGTTATTTTATACCTGAATATGTAAAAAACCAGCAATGGCTCAAACTGACCAGCTATTGCGAAGGTGATGTATTGAATACATGGTTGATCTATCTACGTTGGTCTTTACTCAAAGGTCAAATCAGTCGAGAAGATCATCGTTTGTGGATTCAAGCATCGATTCATTATTTACAAGGTCAACCGCAACAAAAAGAGTTCTTAGATGTTTGGCGTGAAACTTCACAGCAGACTGAGTTTACTCGAGCAGATTTTCCCTCCACACCCGATTAG
- the cysM gene encoding cysteine synthase CysM — MSNTQPDFLADVFLLDHYVGKTPLVRLQRLASHTQATVLAKLEGNNPAGSVKDRPAYNMIMKAEQRGQIKPGDTLIEATSGNTGIALAMVAAMRGYKMKLIMPAGSSQERKDAMRAYGAELIESENMEQARDMALQMQSEGKGLVLNQFGNPDNVEAHYLTTGPEIWQQTGGKITHFVSSMGTTGTIMGISKYLKEQNPDIQIIGLQPSEGSNIAGIRRWPQEYLPTIFEPKRVDRIMDIPQIEAEKTARRLARQEGISAGVSSGGAVWASIKIAEENPDAVIVCIVCDRGDRYLSTGLFSVED; from the coding sequence ATGAGTAATACACAACCTGATTTTTTAGCCGATGTTTTTTTGTTAGACCATTATGTAGGTAAAACACCTTTGGTGCGTCTACAGCGTTTGGCGAGTCATACTCAAGCAACAGTATTGGCAAAACTTGAAGGCAATAATCCAGCAGGTTCTGTAAAAGATCGTCCAGCATATAATATGATTATGAAAGCTGAACAGCGTGGGCAGATCAAACCAGGCGATACTTTGATTGAAGCGACCAGTGGGAATACAGGGATTGCATTGGCGATGGTGGCTGCTATGCGTGGCTATAAAATGAAGCTGATCATGCCAGCAGGTTCGAGCCAAGAGCGCAAAGATGCCATGCGTGCTTATGGTGCTGAATTGATTGAATCTGAAAATATGGAACAAGCACGTGATATGGCTTTGCAAATGCAAAGTGAAGGCAAAGGCTTAGTTTTAAATCAGTTTGGTAATCCTGATAATGTTGAAGCACACTACTTGACCACAGGCCCTGAAATTTGGCAACAAACAGGCGGTAAAATTACCCATTTCGTCAGTTCGATGGGAACGACAGGTACGATCATGGGAATTTCTAAATATTTAAAAGAACAAAATCCTGATATTCAAATTATTGGTTTGCAACCGTCGGAAGGTTCAAATATTGCAGGGATTCGTCGTTGGCCACAAGAATATTTACCGACGATTTTTGAGCCTAAACGTGTCGATCGTATTATGGACATTCCACAAATTGAAGCGGAAAAAACTGCACGTCGTTTAGCGCGTCAAGAAGGGATTAGCGCGGGTGTTTCTTCTGGTGGTGCGGTGTGGGCATCGATTAAAATCGCTGAAGAAAACCCAGATGCTGTGATTGTATGTATCGTGTGTGACCGTGGTGATCGTTATTTGTCTACAGGTTTGTTTTCGGTTGAGGATTAA